In Massilia violaceinigra, one DNA window encodes the following:
- a CDS encoding toprim domain-containing protein — MSDFLQFVQANRIIVPDTFTPGRWIRCRTESHPRKKNGSIKLADDGLVGWCQDYAVHAEPVMWRASDDAAAMAAPIDRAAIARRQEERRAALCEATLGARAFYEKCAPLRDSHPYLVGKGLGVAGCVGLRVDAAGWLVVPMLYNGKILSVQRISPDGEKKFHFGATTKCAYYALERAGAAVTVLVEGFATGLTVFQAIPNCRVIVAFNAGNLPVVADRMDRSGMGVVCADNDHETAARIGRNPGLDAAHAAAELLGVGVAVPACAGSDWNDYAMEKIELELEGQAFSFSRKRTVLQVQASVFADIKLKVMREARLLRAK, encoded by the coding sequence ATGAGCGACTTCCTACAATTCGTCCAAGCGAACCGAATCATCGTGCCGGATACGTTCACGCCTGGCCGCTGGATTCGTTGCCGGACCGAGAGCCACCCGCGCAAGAAGAACGGCAGCATCAAGCTGGCCGACGACGGCCTGGTCGGCTGGTGCCAGGACTACGCCGTGCACGCCGAGCCGGTGATGTGGCGCGCCAGCGATGACGCCGCTGCGATGGCCGCGCCAATCGACCGCGCCGCCATCGCACGCCGCCAGGAAGAGCGTCGCGCCGCTCTGTGTGAGGCCACTCTGGGCGCGCGCGCCTTCTACGAGAAGTGCGCACCGCTGCGCGACAGTCACCCGTACCTGGTGGGTAAGGGCCTGGGCGTGGCGGGCTGCGTCGGCCTGCGTGTCGACGCAGCCGGCTGGCTCGTGGTCCCGATGCTCTACAACGGCAAGATTCTCAGCGTGCAGCGCATTTCGCCAGACGGCGAGAAGAAATTCCATTTCGGCGCCACGACAAAGTGTGCGTATTACGCCCTCGAGCGGGCCGGTGCTGCCGTCACAGTTCTCGTCGAAGGCTTCGCCACCGGCCTGACTGTCTTCCAAGCCATCCCGAATTGCCGCGTCATCGTCGCGTTCAACGCCGGAAATCTTCCCGTCGTCGCGGATCGCATGGACCGCTCCGGTATGGGCGTCGTCTGCGCCGACAACGACCACGAGACTGCCGCGCGCATTGGGCGCAACCCTGGCCTTGATGCTGCCCACGCCGCCGCCGAGCTGCTGGGGGTGGGCGTCGCGGTGCCGGCGTGCGCTGGCAGCGACTGGAACGATTACGCCATGGAGAAGATCGAACTGGAGCTGGAAGGCCAGGCGTTTAGCTTCAGCCGGAAACGCACGGTGCTGCAGGTGCAGGCGAGCGTCTTCGCCGACATCAAGCTGAAGGTCATGCGGGAAGCGCGGCTGCTGCGCGCGAAGTAG